In Triticum urartu cultivar G1812 unplaced genomic scaffold, Tu2.1 TuUngrouped_contig_6856, whole genome shotgun sequence, a single genomic region encodes these proteins:
- the LOC125531174 gene encoding uncharacterized protein LOC125531174: MAFHQRSISLSSRPHASETEVELELQSLEASIPSSNSISTMRDGLRRLANIYDVLEEIICLPSNQVCSSQQRNILDGEMEGSLELLDLCSAMQEILVEMKTIIQELQVALRKGDDAATQAKIQSYTCLVKKAKNLLKKNTKKSPAHCKMVMLLAKAREVSASLLECTLHLLSKQIEMPKQSLVYKAFHKKKAVFCKEEQLSELECSIGDLESGAGHLFRKLVQSRVSLLNILSS, from the coding sequence ATGGCTTTCCACCAAAGATCGATCAGTTTGTCTTCTAGGCCTCACGCCAGTGAGACCGAAGTCGAGCTAGAGCTTCAGAGCCTAGAAGCAAGCATCCCTTCCTCTAATTCCATCAGCACAATGCGCGATGGTCTCAGGAGACTTGCAAACATCTACGATGTTCTTGAAGAGATTATTTGCCTACCAAGCAACCAAGTTTGCTCCTCCCAGCAGAGGAACATATTGGATGGAGAAATGGAAGGTTCTCTCGAGCTGCTAGATCTCTGCAGCGCCATGCAAGAGATCTTGGTCGAGATGAAGACCATCATCCAAGAGCTGCAAGTGGCCCTAAGGAAAGGGGATGATGCAGCTACTCAAGCCAAGATCCAATCTTACACCTGCTtggtgaagaaggccaagaatcTTCTCAAGAAGAACACGAAGAAGAGTCCTGCACACTGCAAGATGGTCATGCTACTGGCTAAGGCCAGGGAGGTCTCTGCCTCTCTCCTGGAGTGCACACTCCATCTGTTGTCGAAGCAAATCGAAATGCCCAAACAATCTCTTGTTTACAAGGCATTTCACAAAAAGAAGGCGGTCTTTTGCAAGGAGGAGCAATTGTCGGAGTTAGAGTGCAGTATCGGCGATCTCGAGAGTGGAGCAGGGCATCTGTTCAGGAAATTAGTCCAGAGCAGAGTTTCTCTACTCAACATCCTTAGCTCATAG